From Paracoccus aminovorans, one genomic window encodes:
- a CDS encoding AAA family ATPase, with product MIKTEDGWLQIKKEQALAFGKPVPSGFVVRQGSTAMREGSPNKKRDRPERDRLVEQGILVPDENPALFRFSVDHVFNSQSRAAGVVIDGNSNGSHWQPATMNLPTQVETRGIFTRPEVEESMDAFDRYSKNGEESEIFRHFGDPRDYWVRSSRDRENRVYPSKPLVGYLLKKTELNGGWGQKADAAARLHNSGFIIVDQADEPVQAPERYEHLISGADRIRLCALNYFIEPAREKRLKTVTVRAGDLASAMGLKNAFPNICQTLGGEKLQQLAKVPPPAISEPNPSSSTTFTYQLGSNSEADTMHQASTTISASATNLILYGPPGTGKTFTTAAEAVRLCGEPVPQDRTELMAVYQRLVAAGHIEFVTFHQSMSYEDFVEGRQPMTGVDGDGEAESAGFRLETVHGIFRRIAKRAETSRGRSSGDDMIRLEGRQVFKMSIGEANNPEDAHLFEEAIEGGYTLLGFDDIDWSDEKYASREAIFNACKNHRDGGGDLDARSGWVQMPFRFRNWVRQGDIVIVSKGNQQFRAIGEFVGDYEFKPRPEGGYAHRRAVRWLWVDSDGVPVSEIYSRGFMQQSIYLLYDSELNIPALERYMNSQRSDGGGEPDQFVLIIDEINRANISKVFGELITLLEADKRLNQPNAVRLRLPYSGDEFGVPSNLHILGTMNTADRSIALLDTALRRRFTFREMMPDASILKDAAEKCGIDLPRLLTTINERIEYLYDREHQIGHAYFTACSSRVDVDEVMRHKVIPLLAEYFFEDWAKIAAVLGDLEPGESSITGSFLKRTILKPPPGLEDGDAVARFRWQVRSVDEGFDYSKLVGP from the coding sequence ATGATAAAAACTGAAGACGGCTGGCTACAAATCAAGAAAGAGCAGGCGCTCGCCTTCGGCAAGCCAGTGCCATCTGGCTTCGTTGTTCGCCAGGGGTCAACCGCGATGCGGGAAGGATCCCCAAATAAGAAACGCGACAGGCCCGAACGAGACCGTTTGGTTGAACAGGGTATTCTCGTCCCCGATGAGAATCCGGCACTTTTTCGTTTCAGCGTCGATCATGTGTTCAACAGTCAGAGCCGTGCAGCGGGCGTGGTTATCGACGGAAATAGCAATGGTAGTCATTGGCAACCTGCAACGATGAACCTTCCCACACAGGTCGAAACGCGAGGCATTTTCACGAGGCCAGAGGTCGAAGAGTCGATGGATGCCTTTGATCGCTACAGTAAGAACGGCGAGGAAAGCGAAATATTCCGCCACTTTGGTGATCCGCGGGACTACTGGGTGCGATCCAGCCGCGACCGTGAGAACCGCGTCTACCCCAGCAAGCCGCTCGTAGGATACCTCCTGAAAAAGACTGAGCTGAATGGTGGTTGGGGCCAAAAAGCTGACGCGGCTGCCAGGCTTCACAACTCCGGCTTCATTATCGTTGATCAGGCGGATGAGCCTGTTCAAGCGCCCGAACGATACGAGCACCTAATTTCAGGCGCTGATCGTATCAGGCTATGCGCACTCAATTACTTTATCGAGCCGGCTCGGGAGAAACGCCTAAAGACTGTGACCGTACGTGCTGGAGACCTGGCCAGCGCAATGGGGCTTAAGAACGCTTTCCCAAATATCTGCCAAACTCTCGGTGGCGAGAAGCTTCAGCAGCTTGCGAAGGTCCCGCCGCCCGCGATTTCAGAACCGAATCCTAGCAGCTCAACAACATTTACCTACCAACTTGGATCTAACTCGGAAGCGGACACAATGCACCAAGCGAGCACGACGATATCGGCGTCCGCAACCAACCTAATCCTTTATGGGCCGCCAGGGACCGGGAAGACCTTCACCACTGCGGCGGAGGCGGTGCGGCTCTGTGGTGAGCCAGTCCCGCAGGATCGGACCGAGCTCATGGCGGTCTACCAGAGGCTCGTGGCGGCCGGGCATATCGAGTTTGTCACGTTCCACCAGTCGATGTCCTACGAGGATTTCGTCGAAGGTCGGCAGCCCATGACCGGGGTGGATGGAGACGGCGAGGCGGAGTCTGCCGGCTTCCGGCTCGAAACGGTCCACGGGATATTCAGGCGGATCGCGAAGCGCGCGGAGACCAGCCGTGGGCGCTCATCGGGCGATGACATGATCAGGCTAGAGGGCCGCCAGGTCTTCAAGATGTCGATCGGCGAAGCGAACAACCCCGAGGACGCGCACCTGTTCGAGGAAGCAATAGAGGGCGGCTACACACTCCTCGGCTTCGACGACATCGACTGGAGCGATGAGAAGTACGCAAGCCGTGAGGCGATCTTCAATGCCTGCAAGAACCATCGAGACGGCGGCGGCGACCTAGATGCAAGATCCGGATGGGTTCAAATGCCCTTCCGATTCCGGAACTGGGTCCGGCAAGGCGACATCGTGATCGTGTCGAAGGGAAACCAGCAGTTCCGTGCCATTGGGGAGTTCGTCGGCGACTACGAGTTCAAGCCACGGCCGGAAGGGGGCTATGCCCACCGGCGCGCGGTGCGATGGCTTTGGGTGGATAGTGACGGGGTACCGGTCAGCGAGATCTACAGCCGCGGCTTCATGCAGCAGTCGATCTATCTGCTCTACGACAGCGAGCTCAATATTCCTGCTCTCGAGCGCTACATGAATAGCCAGAGGAGCGACGGGGGTGGCGAGCCCGATCAGTTCGTCCTTATTATCGACGAGATCAACCGTGCGAACATCTCCAAGGTCTTCGGCGAACTGATCACCCTTCTCGAGGCCGACAAGCGGCTCAATCAGCCGAATGCGGTGCGGCTCCGCTTGCCCTATTCCGGGGACGAGTTCGGTGTGCCGTCCAACCTGCACATCCTCGGCACGATGAACACCGCCGACCGGTCGATTGCGCTTCTCGACACAGCACTCCGGCGCCGGTTCACCTTCCGTGAGATGATGCCCGACGCATCAATCCTCAAAGACGCTGCCGAGAAATGCGGGATCGACCTGCCGCGACTGCTCACCACCATCAACGAGCGGATCGAGTATCTCTACGACCGCGAACACCAGATTGGACACGCCTACTTCACTGCGTGCAGTTCGCGAGTAGATGTCGACGAGGTCATGCGCCACAAGGTAATCCCGCTCCTCGCGGAATACTTCTTCGAAGACTGGGCAAAGATCGCGGCGGTGCTTGGCGACCTGGAACCGGGCGAAAGTTCGATCACTGGTAGCTTTCTCAAACGTACGATCCTGAAACCGCCTCCGGGCCTCGAGGACGGCGATGCTGTCGCCCGGTTTCGCTGGCAGGTCCGATCCGTCGATGAAGGCTTCGACTACAGCAAGTTGGTCGGGCCATGA